The window GGTTTTTATAACGGAAGCGCTTCCCAGACAGTCTTCTGTTTCTTTATTTACTGATGCAATTAATTCAACATCAGGTTGTTCTGTTGCGATTTTTTTGTTTTTTTCGAAACTTTCAAATATCCCTTTGTGAAGCATATTAGCGGGAGCAACCTTCTGAATTTCATCTTTTAAAGTATTGATAAAGCGGTCAAGAGAATTCCCTTTCAATGCAATAAACACTCCCGGATTTGTACAAAACTGTCCTACTCCTAACGTTAAAGAAGTAATATATTCTTTTGCTAATATTTCTGCTTTGTTTTCAAGCAGTTGTTTCAGCGCAAATACAGGATTGATACTTCCCATTTCTGCAAATACGGGAATAGGATTTTCACGAAGGTTCGCAATATCAAACAGGGCTTTTCCTCCATTGAATGAACCGGTAAATGCAACAGCCCGTATATCCGGATGCTGAGTCAAATAAGTCCCAATATCATAGGATGCTCCGGTAATATGGCTAAAGATCCCTTCAGGCCATTCGAATGCTGTAACAGCAGCCGTGATAGCATCAGCCATCATTTGCGATGTCTCAGAATGTGCCGGATGAGCCTTTACAATGACAGGGCAGCCTGCCCCAATGGCACTCGCTGTATCTCCGCCCGCTGTAGAAAAAGCAAACGGAAAATTACTGGCTCCGAAAACAACTACAGGGCCTATTCCTACATTGTATTTTCTGATGTCTCCTTTTTGCTTATCAGGCTGTGAAAGATCAATTCTGGCTTCTGTATAGATTCCGGCAGCAATAGCTTTTGCATAGCTTCTCCATTGTCCTGTTGTTCTTGCCTTTTCGCCGGTAAGTCTTGCCAAAGGCAGTGAGGTTTCAGCATGAGCTGTCGCCAAAAGTTCTTCTCCCAGTACTTCAATCTGATCGGCAACTGCGTTCATGAAGGCTGCCCGTTCTTTTACAGTGGTATTTTTCAGAAACTGATAAGCTTCGGCAGCCATCTGAATTCTCCTCTCAATATTTTGTGTTGATGTTTCTTCAATCATAGCTTTCTTTCTGATGTTAATCTAATGCCGGTCGGTTGGCTATGCCTTCTTCAATGATCTTTTTAATTTTTTCAGCTTCCTCGCCATGTAGCTCCAGACGTGGCGCTCTTACGTAAGGACTGCTTATTCCTTCTGCTGTAGCAGCCAGCTTGATGTACTGGATAAGTTTAGGGTGAATATCGAGTTCCAGTAATGGCATAAACCATCTGTAGATTGCTACAGCTTTATCATATTTACCTGCTTTAACGTAGTTGTACATTGCCATGGTTTCATTGGGGAAAGCATCTACAAGACCTGCTACAAGGCCATCTGCTCCAAGCATCAGAGTTTCCAGGCAAATGGTGTCTACTCCGCCAAGGATTTTGATTCTTTTTCCAAAACGGTTAATCATTCTGGTTACATTCGCAAGATCTCTTGTAGATTCTTTAACAGCCTGTATGGTTGGATATTCAATAAGCTCTTCAAACATTTCAAGGGAAACATATATTCCATAATCTACAGGATTATTGTATATGAGGATAGGAAGATCTGTAGCAGAAGCTACGGCTTTGAAATATTCAACAACTTCATGGTTATCAGCTTTATAGCGCATTGGAGGAAGAAGCATCAGACCATCTGCACCAAATTCTTTTGCTTTCTTAGCAAAGGTTACTGCATTTTTGGTAGTATTTTCGGAAAGGTTAAGAATAACTGGAATTCTTCCCTGTGTTATTTTTTTTGCATATTTCAGCAGCTCAAATTTTTCTTCAGTTTCCAAAGCACTGGCTTCACCTAATGTTCCTGCGAGAATGATTCCGTGAACACCTGCTTGGATCTGGGCTTCTGTATTGAGAGCAAACATTTCAAAGTCTATCTCACCTTTTTTGGTAAAAGGAGTTAATACAGCAGGATAAATACCTTCCCAGTTTAGTTTTGTACTCATATCAAATAATATTTATCCAAAACTAGCAGAATTTCAAAACGGTAAATGTTAATATTTTAATAGATATTAACCGTATTTTAACAGGTTGTTTTTATTGCTCTATGGTAGCCTCTTTATAGTGTTTAAGGTATTCTTTAGGTGAATATTTCATAATGGACTTGAAAACCCGGTTAAAATTGGTAAGGCTGTTGAATCCGCTGTTAAAAGCCACAGAAGAAATACTGTACATGCTGCTGGATGTCAAAAGTTTGCAGGCTCTTTGTACGCGAAGCTCATTAAGATACTCAATATAAGTAATGCGGGTACGTTTTTTAAAAGAGCGGCAAAAAGCCTGAGGAGTCATACAGGCTTCTTTGGCAATAAGGTCGAGGGTAAGTTTAGTTTGGGCAAAATTCTTCTTAATAAAAGTCTGGGCATCTATAATTCTTTGATCATAGTCTGAAATATGATCAGGCAGCTTCTTTTCTGCGGATAAAGGGATGTGGAGATGCCTGTTTTGCATAAGGTGACTCAAAATCCTGATAAAATCTATGATCTGGTCTACTCCTTCTGTTTTTTGTAATGCTGCAATGTTTTCCCCGATGCTTATTTTTAATTTAGGAGCCACCTGGAAGCCTACTTCTGAATGGGCAATAAAATTTTTAAGTTCTCCGAATTCCGGTAAGTCGAAAAATGCTGCAATTTTTTTATAAGGATCAAAAAAAATAGAGATAGAATGAACTTTTTGTTTTTCATTTTTATCAAAATTGCCCCTGAAAACATGTGATTGATTAGCGCCAAGATAGAAAATGTCACCTGCCTCAAAATTAAAGAGGTTTTGTTCTATAGCCAGTGTTCCATGTCCTTTAATAATCCACATGATCTGGGTTTCTGTATGGCGATGGAAGTAAGGATAGAAATTGGGCATTATATCTTCCTGAATGCGGATGCTTTTGTTGGTGTCGGCAGGGACTGAAAACTGGAGACTCTTCATTGAATCAGTATTTTATGAGCTAATGTATTTAAAAGGTTAAAATATGACCGAATTTAAGCAAAATATGAACACTGGATATCATATTAAAATCCAAACTTTACATTATCTTTATTTTCACGAATAAAGAGCGGTCAATAGTACAAAATCGTAACTTTAAAGCTTTAAATTAAAAAGTATTCATAATATGTTTTCAACACAAACCTATCAGGATAGAAGAACAGTATTAAAAAATAATGTTGCCAACGGAATTTTATTGTTTTTGGGAAATATAGAGAACCCTGTGAATTTTGAACACAATCCTTATTATTTCCGTCAGGACAGTACTTATCTATATTATTTCGGAATTCAGGAACCCCGTATTGCTGCCATTATTGATATTGATGAAAATAAGACTATTATTTTCGGAGATGAATTAAGTATAGATGATATTGTATGGATGGGCAGACAGGAAACACTGAAAGAGAAAAGTCTGAAATCCGGAGTACAGGAAACTTTGCCCTATGCAGAACTTGCTCAATATATTCTAAAAGTACAGGCTTCCGGCAGAAAGGTACATTATCTTCCTCCATATCAGGCTTCCAATAAAATTTTGCTTGCCGATCTTCTAGGTATTAAAATAGCAGCATTACAGCCTTCTGTAGAGATGATTAAAGCCATTGTGAAACAGCGTTCTATAAAAGAGCCTCAGGAAATAGTGCAGATAGAACAGGCTGTGAATGTATCCAATGAAATGCATCTGCTGGCAATGCGTTTGGCTAAACCAGGTGTTAAAGAATACGAAATTGCCAATGCCATCCAATACCTTGCTGCCAATAAAGAATGTCAGATGTCCTACCCTCCGATTGTAACCATAAACGGAGGAATTCTGCATAATCATTATCGTCTCAATACCTTGAAAGAGGGAGATCTTTTCCTTAATGATTCCGGAGCGGAAACTGCAATGGGATATGCGGGAGACCTTACCAGAACGTTTCCTGTGAGCAAAACTTTCAGTACAAAACAAAAGGAAATGTATGAAGTTGTACTGAATGCTTTCAACAATGCCCAGCAGCTTCTGAAACCTGGAGTTAAGTTCAGGGATATTCACCTGAAAGCCTCACAGCATCTTGTAGAAGGTCTTATTGATCTTGGATTGATGAAAGGAAATCCTGAAGAAGCGGTACATAACCATGCTCATACCCTGTTTTTCCAATGCGGATTGGGGCACATGATGGGACTTGATGTCCATGATATGGAAGATCTTGGAGAACAGTATATTGGTTATACCGAAGAAGAATCAAAGGATACCAAAACATTTGGTCTTAAATCTTTACGCTTAGGAAAATCCCTTGAATCAGGATTTGTAGTAACCGTTGAACCCGGTATTTATATGATTCCGGAACTGATTGATATCTGGCAGACTGAAAATAGAAATGCAGATTTTATTAATTATGATAAAGTAAATGAATACCGAAACTTCGGAGGAATCCGTGTGGAAGATGACTTCCTGATTACAGATAACGGGTACAGACTTCTGGGGAACGGACTGATTAAAACGGTAGAAGAAATTGAAAATTACAGAGCTGAAAATTAATTAAAAACTATCTATGAAGAACATAAAAAAACTAACGGTTATTGCATTGTACTTCCTGTGTCTGTCGCCATTGGCAGCACAAAAAACACAATGGACTCCGGATGGCAATGCCTATTATTCGTTTACTAAAAAAGGAGTTGAAATTGTTGATGTGCTGCATCCCGGAAAAGACCAGACCCTTTTAAACAGCAATGAACTGGTTCCTGCAGGAAGTTCTGAAGCACTGCAGGTACAAAGTTTTCAGGTATCTCCGGATGACAAAAGTTTATTACTCTTTGCCAATACCAAGAAAGTATGGAGAGACAACACCCGTGGAGACTACTGGATTTTCGATAAAAACACTAAAAAGCTTACCCGGCTTGGAAAAGGCTTGCCAGCTTCATCACTGATGTTTGCAAAATATTCACCCGATGGCAAAAAAGTAGCGTATGTATCTAAACACAATATTTATGTTGAAGATCTTTCAAATAACCAGCTTACCAAGATCACTACCGATGGCACAGACGGAATGATTAACGGTACTTTCGACTGGGTATATGAAGAGGAGTTTGGAACTCAGGATGGTTTCCGATGGTCACCCGACGGAAACAAAATTGCTTACTGGAAACTGGATGCACGAGGCACAAAAAACTTTCTGATGATTAATAATACAGACAGCCTGTATTCATTTACAGTTCCTGTAGAGTATCCCAAAGTGGGTGAAAATCCCTCAGGATGTAGTATCTGGTTCTATGACCTTGCTTCCAAATCTTCAAAGAAAGCTGATATTGCAGGAGATGAAATGCAAAACTATATTCCGAGAATGGAATGGGTACTGGATTCTAAATCCGTTATTCTGCAGCAATTGAACAGAAAACAGAATCAAAGTAAAATCATCGTGGCAGATGCCAGTTCCGGAAACAGTAAAACCATTCATACGGAAAAAGATGCTGCATGGATTGATATAAAGTCCCGCTGGAATGACAATGATCCGAAGGGCTGGGACTGGATTGATAATGGAAAAGAATTTCTATGGCTTTCTGAGAAAGACGGATGGAGACATATTTATAAAATAGATATGAACGGTAAGGAAACATTGATTACGAAAGATGCCTTCGATGTGATTAAGCCGGAATTTTTTGATGTTCAGAACAAACAGATTTACTTCTTAGCTTCCCCAAATAACGCCACTCAGAAATACCTGTATAAAGTAAGTATGAAAGGAGGAAATGCCCAAAAAGTAACCCCGGCATCCTATACAGGTTCTAATAGTTATACCATATCGCCTAATGGAAAGATTGCTATGTTTACCAATAACAGTATCAATGCATTTTCTGCAGATGCAGTAATATCACTTCCGGAGCATAAAGAGCTTGTAGCTGCCAAAAGATCTGCAAAGGCTGATCCAGCTAAGTCTAAAGCTGAATTTTTTCAGATTACGACACAGGATGGTATTACATTAGATGGCTGGGTAGTAAAGCCTAAAAATTTTGACCCCAATAAAAAATATCCTATCGTTTTTACAGTGTATGGAGAACCCGCTATGCAAACGGTAACAGACGAATTTTATACCGGTTGGAATTGGTTATATGCCGGAGATATGGCTGAAGACGGCTATCTGTATGTTTCTCTCGAAAACCGTGGAACACCTGCTCCAAGAGGTCGTGAATGGAGAAAATCGGTGTATCGCAAAATAGGACAGCTTAATATCCGTGATCAGGCAATGGGTGCCAAAGCTTTGTTTGCAAAATGGCCTTATGTAGATACTTCAAGGGTTGCCGTATGGGGATGGAGCGGCGGAGGTTCATCTACCCTGAATCTTTTAGGGCAATATCCTGATATCTACCAGACGGGGATTGCAATTGCTCCCGTTGCTAATCAGTTATTCTATGACAATATCTACCAGGAAAGATATATGGGGCTTCCACAGGAAAACCGAGAAGATTTTGTCAATGGATCTCCATTGGCTTATGCTAAAAACTTAAAAGGAAATCTTCTGCTGGTTCACGGAACCGGCGATGATAATGTACATTACCAGAATACAGAAGTATACATCAACGAACTGGTAAAATACAATAAGCAGTTTCAGCTGATGTCCTATCCTAACCGTACTCATTCTATTGACGAAGGAGAAGGAACATCACTGCACTTGACTACCATGTTTACAAAATATCTGAAAGAGCACTGTCCTCCCGGAGGAAGATAAGATCATCTATAAAAAAGTCTCACCGTAATGTGGGACTTTTTTATGTTGAAGATGTTTATTTTCTTTTAAATACAATCGTCCAGGTTATCTGAAAGGGCTCTCCTTTATATTTGTCAGTTTCTTTCATGACAATTTTCATGGTTGTTTTGTCTAGTTGAGTGATTTCAAACTTTCTCTCATAATTACCCCCGTCAAATAAAGATAAGATTTTGTCTTCAGAATGTAATTCATACGAAAAATAAAGCTGTCCGCTATCAATAATGGAGCCGTCTGCATTAAACTGCATGAGGTCACTGCGGTTTAATTGATAATTTTTTACTGTCCGCTTTCCGTTTGCTTCAATTCCTTCAGTAGAGGAAAGTATAGGCTGCCATTTTCCGACAATCATTTTTTGATAAGATTGCTGATAAGGAATATTGAATGACAATGCTGCCAGACAAAAAGTAAAGATAAACAGTGTCAGATTAAAGGATTTCATCATAATTTTGCTTTTAGGTTGGGTGAATATCAATCACTCATTTCAAATGTAGTGACAATCTGTTTAACTTTATGAAAATTGTTTTTATATCCTTATTTTTAACCTGTTAAATTCATAAAACCCAATCATTTGAAACTGCCACTCTCCTATTATTCCAATCAAGATGTTCTTTTTCTGGCTCAGGATCTTCTGGGGAAAATTCTTTTTACAGCTATTAATGGTGAAACAACAGCCGGAATTATTGTAGAAACGGAAGCCTATTTCGGAGTACTGGATAAAGCCTCCCATGCTTATGGCGGCCGGCGGACAGACCGCACTGAAACATTGTATAGTCATGGTGGTATTTCTTATGTTTATTTATGTTATGGGATTCATCATCTGTTCAATATTGTAACCTCTGTAAAAGACGAGCCTCACGCGGTATTAATTAGAGCTGTTGAACCACTGATAGGAAAAGATATCATGGAATTCAGGCGGAATATGCCTGCTGATAAAGCGGCTATTTCTTCCGGCCCCGGATCTGCAGCCAAAGCCTTAGGGATTGATAAATCTTTTAATAAAAAAAATATGGACGGAAATGAAATATGGATTGAAGATCACGAAATTCAATATGCTCCCGATGATATTATAAAAGCTCCCCGTATAGGTGTTGCTTATGCCCAGGAAGATGCACTTTTACCCTGGCGGTTTTTTGTAAAAGGGAACAAATATGTAAGTAAACCCAATAAAGCGTAAGAGTTGATCTTTAATACAGCCTTAAGAGCAAAAAGAAATCCCGACACAAAATAGGTCGGGATTTTTTATAATGTTGAATCTGAAAATCAAATTACTGTATAAAAGTTACATCACCTTTGAAATTTTCGCTGCCAGTACAATTGGTCAGCTTAAGATTCCAGGAATATACTCCGGGAATATTGACATATGGTCCCGGGTTGCCGTTTGCATCAGGAGTGTATCTTCCATCCCATCTGATCTGGCCATTATAAAAACCGAGACATGTTGTTTCATATTTGTAGTAAACACGGGTTCCCCAGCGGTCATACACACTAAGTTCATACGAATAGGCATTGTATGCAGGTATGGCATATTGGTTCATCATCGTATTATAAATAACAAACGGATTGGTCACAGACATCCCTGTAGGTTTAAACAAGCCCGGAAAAGCCCCTGTAAAAACCGGAGGAGTGATTGTTGCTGTATTCGTTCCGCAAACACTTGTGACAGTTACTGTTGAGGCTGTATTTCCTGTAACGGCAGAGGTATCACTTGTACTGCCTGTATTCCAGGAATACTTAATGCTGTTTGTAGCCTGCTGCATATGAAAACTGTAATCAGGTCCTACTTCAGCTTCATTACCACAAAGTTTAATCCACGGATCAAATTTCACAGTGCCTGATCCTGTACAATTATTATAACTTACAC of the Chryseobacterium viscerum genome contains:
- a CDS encoding dihydrodipicolinate synthase family protein, translated to MSTKLNWEGIYPAVLTPFTKKGEIDFEMFALNTEAQIQAGVHGIILAGTLGEASALETEEKFELLKYAKKITQGRIPVILNLSENTTKNAVTFAKKAKEFGADGLMLLPPMRYKADNHEVVEYFKAVASATDLPILIYNNPVDYGIYVSLEMFEELIEYPTIQAVKESTRDLANVTRMINRFGKRIKILGGVDTICLETLMLGADGLVAGLVDAFPNETMAMYNYVKAGKYDKAVAIYRWFMPLLELDIHPKLIQYIKLAATAEGISSPYVRAPRLELHGEEAEKIKKIIEEGIANRPALD
- a CDS encoding S9 family peptidase, with product MKNIKKLTVIALYFLCLSPLAAQKTQWTPDGNAYYSFTKKGVEIVDVLHPGKDQTLLNSNELVPAGSSEALQVQSFQVSPDDKSLLLFANTKKVWRDNTRGDYWIFDKNTKKLTRLGKGLPASSLMFAKYSPDGKKVAYVSKHNIYVEDLSNNQLTKITTDGTDGMINGTFDWVYEEEFGTQDGFRWSPDGNKIAYWKLDARGTKNFLMINNTDSLYSFTVPVEYPKVGENPSGCSIWFYDLASKSSKKADIAGDEMQNYIPRMEWVLDSKSVILQQLNRKQNQSKIIVADASSGNSKTIHTEKDAAWIDIKSRWNDNDPKGWDWIDNGKEFLWLSEKDGWRHIYKIDMNGKETLITKDAFDVIKPEFFDVQNKQIYFLASPNNATQKYLYKVSMKGGNAQKVTPASYTGSNSYTISPNGKIAMFTNNSINAFSADAVISLPEHKELVAAKRSAKADPAKSKAEFFQITTQDGITLDGWVVKPKNFDPNKKYPIVFTVYGEPAMQTVTDEFYTGWNWLYAGDMAEDGYLYVSLENRGTPAPRGREWRKSVYRKIGQLNIRDQAMGAKALFAKWPYVDTSRVAVWGWSGGGSSTLNLLGQYPDIYQTGIAIAPVANQLFYDNIYQERYMGLPQENREDFVNGSPLAYAKNLKGNLLLVHGTGDDNVHYQNTEVYINELVKYNKQFQLMSYPNRTHSIDEGEGTSLHLTTMFTKYLKEHCPPGGR
- a CDS encoding helix-turn-helix transcriptional regulator gives rise to the protein MKSLQFSVPADTNKSIRIQEDIMPNFYPYFHRHTETQIMWIIKGHGTLAIEQNLFNFEAGDIFYLGANQSHVFRGNFDKNEKQKVHSISIFFDPYKKIAAFFDLPEFGELKNFIAHSEVGFQVAPKLKISIGENIAALQKTEGVDQIIDFIRILSHLMQNRHLHIPLSAEKKLPDHISDYDQRIIDAQTFIKKNFAQTKLTLDLIAKEACMTPQAFCRSFKKRTRITYIEYLNELRVQRACKLLTSSSMYSISSVAFNSGFNSLTNFNRVFKSIMKYSPKEYLKHYKEATIEQ
- a CDS encoding DNA-3-methyladenine glycosylase, which produces MKLPLSYYSNQDVLFLAQDLLGKILFTAINGETTAGIIVETEAYFGVLDKASHAYGGRRTDRTETLYSHGGISYVYLCYGIHHLFNIVTSVKDEPHAVLIRAVEPLIGKDIMEFRRNMPADKAAISSGPGSAAKALGIDKSFNKKNMDGNEIWIEDHEIQYAPDDIIKAPRIGVAYAQEDALLPWRFFVKGNKYVSKPNKA
- a CDS encoding aminopeptidase P family protein — its product is MFSTQTYQDRRTVLKNNVANGILLFLGNIENPVNFEHNPYYFRQDSTYLYYFGIQEPRIAAIIDIDENKTIIFGDELSIDDIVWMGRQETLKEKSLKSGVQETLPYAELAQYILKVQASGRKVHYLPPYQASNKILLADLLGIKIAALQPSVEMIKAIVKQRSIKEPQEIVQIEQAVNVSNEMHLLAMRLAKPGVKEYEIANAIQYLAANKECQMSYPPIVTINGGILHNHYRLNTLKEGDLFLNDSGAETAMGYAGDLTRTFPVSKTFSTKQKEMYEVVLNAFNNAQQLLKPGVKFRDIHLKASQHLVEGLIDLGLMKGNPEEAVHNHAHTLFFQCGLGHMMGLDVHDMEDLGEQYIGYTEEESKDTKTFGLKSLRLGKSLESGFVVTVEPGIYMIPELIDIWQTENRNADFINYDKVNEYRNFGGIRVEDDFLITDNGYRLLGNGLIKTVEEIENYRAEN
- a CDS encoding aldehyde dehydrogenase (NADP(+)); protein product: MIEETSTQNIERRIQMAAEAYQFLKNTTVKERAAFMNAVADQIEVLGEELLATAHAETSLPLARLTGEKARTTGQWRSYAKAIAAGIYTEARIDLSQPDKQKGDIRKYNVGIGPVVVFGASNFPFAFSTAGGDTASAIGAGCPVIVKAHPAHSETSQMMADAITAAVTAFEWPEGIFSHITGASYDIGTYLTQHPDIRAVAFTGSFNGGKALFDIANLRENPIPVFAEMGSINPVFALKQLLENKAEILAKEYITSLTLGVGQFCTNPGVFIALKGNSLDRFINTLKDEIQKVAPANMLHKGIFESFEKNKKIATEQPDVELIASVNKETEDCLGSASVIKTNARNFMNNPVLSEEVFGPFGIIVACETDEEIMNVAQQLKGQLTITVAATDEDLRNHFMLINFLKDKCGRLLFNGMPTGVEVVYAMQHGGPFPSTTDSRFTSVGPDAVKRFIRPISFQNWPDEFLPEELRNENPLQISRIVDGEVNSESLKLQTT